The following are from one region of the Mesorhizobium sp. B4-1-4 genome:
- a CDS encoding LpxI family protein has product MATMPMMKTKTAVSGLDLPPDARVGIIAGGGSLPVEVAQGLATRGYPPFLLLMEGEADRERDLRLYEHDSLALEQIGSLVPTLKRYGITHLVLAGEIKRRPQLARIRLSLGLLAILPSVIMALARGDDGLLKVVTRGLERRGIKVIGAHQVVPELAAAEGTLTATAPKQSDWRDIEAARQAAKAIGALDIGQAAIAIGGRAIALEGIEGTHGLLERTRELRGHGRLAGKTRGVLVKCAKPGQELRADLPSIGPQTVEAAHAAGLAGIAVEAGRSLILEGPVTLGRANALGLFIVGLPATEPPHG; this is encoded by the coding sequence ATGGCGACGATGCCGATGATGAAGACTAAGACAGCGGTAAGCGGTCTTGATCTCCCGCCTGATGCCAGGGTTGGCATCATCGCCGGCGGCGGCAGTCTTCCGGTCGAAGTCGCGCAAGGCTTGGCCACACGAGGGTATCCGCCTTTCCTCCTGTTGATGGAAGGCGAAGCTGATCGCGAGCGGGACCTGCGTCTATACGAGCATGACAGCCTGGCCCTGGAGCAGATCGGCTCCCTGGTACCGACGCTGAAGCGATATGGAATCACGCATCTGGTTCTGGCCGGCGAAATCAAACGCAGGCCGCAATTGGCCAGGATTCGCCTGAGCCTTGGCCTGCTGGCGATTTTGCCCTCGGTGATCATGGCGCTGGCGCGTGGCGATGACGGCCTGCTGAAGGTCGTGACACGCGGTCTGGAAAGGCGGGGCATCAAGGTGATCGGCGCGCATCAGGTCGTTCCCGAACTCGCCGCCGCCGAAGGCACGCTGACCGCCACGGCACCGAAGCAATCGGACTGGCGTGACATCGAAGCGGCGAGGCAGGCAGCCAAGGCCATCGGCGCACTCGATATCGGCCAGGCGGCTATTGCCATCGGTGGTAGGGCGATCGCGCTCGAAGGCATCGAAGGTACGCACGGCCTGCTCGAAAGAACACGAGAGCTGCGCGGCCATGGCCGGCTTGCCGGCAAGACCCGTGGGGTTCTGGTCAAGTGTGCCAAACCTGGCCAGGAATTGCGCGCCGACCTGCCGTCGATCGGACCACAGACGGTCGAGGCGGCGCATGCGGCCGGGCTTGCCGGCATCGCGGTCGAGGCTGGACGTTCGCTGATCCTCGAAGGTCCGGTGACGCTGGGGCGCGCCAATGCGCTCGGCCTGTTCATCGTCGGCCTGCCAGCAACGGAGCCGCCACATGGCTGA